From Mytilus edulis chromosome 9, xbMytEdul2.2, whole genome shotgun sequence, the proteins below share one genomic window:
- the LOC139489040 gene encoding transmembrane protein 11, mitochondrial-like has product MADFLNQPPPRYITIKDRSEDQQDEAEQELETALESKAKFIIIEPHLVGELTVRWIKVGNFFHKVSVVSGVIALSVMYTKSEKLFIYLPIATLSILSAGLYALSSNDPCCKYQIETSMKNIEKLPLHNLSSSNPVILIRRDDTRRKWLQNIVAVTAGGLSLWRLYHWFYNH; this is encoded by the exons ATGGCGGACTTTTTAAA tcaGCCACCTCCTAGGTATATCACTATCAAAGACAGAAGTGAAGACCAACAAGATGAGGCAGAGCAAGAACTTGAAACAGCGTTAGAATCCAAAGCAaaattcattatcattgaacCACATCTTGTTGGTGAACTAACTGTAAGATGGATCAAAGTGGGAAATTTCTTCCACAAAGTGTCTGTTGTTTCTGGAGTTATAGCCCTTTCTGTGATGTACACAAAGAGTGAGAAATTATTCATCTATTTGCCGATAGCCACTTTGAGCATTTTATCCGCAGGACTTTATGCCTTGTCATCAAATGATCCCTGTTGTAAATATCAAATTGAAACTAGCATGAAGAATATAGAAAAACTTCCGTTACATAACTTGTCAAGCAGTAACCCAGTTATACTAATAAGACGTGATGACACCCGAAGAAAATGGCTGCAAAATATCGTAGCTGTGACTGCTGGAGGACTTTCTTTATGGAGACTATATCACTGGTTTTATAACCATTGA